gttttgaatttgaagGGATTTATATGTAGGCCTCAGGGGGCCTTCAGGAGAAGAACCATTTACACAGAAGTTGACATCAGTAAAATCAGGGAGAGGTTTTCCCGTCAAGCTGCAACCACTTCTGACTCCATTCATGAAAAGGTACTCAGGACATTCCTCTATTTGTTCCAATTCTTTGTGCCTGCGGGAGAGAAGTTGACATGACAACACTTCAAAGTAGAACATTGCGCAGCTGTTATTAGAAGGGATGAATAACATGCAACGCATGAATGCCATTTTGACACCACCCATAACATTAGGTTGGTGATGTAATTAGGGCTGCATCATTGGGCCGCAGAAGGTCTACAACACAATCAAAAACTACAATACTAGTAATTGTGTTATTAATTTGTTTGTATGTTCAtattatctatctatcgatcgatcgatcgatcgatctatctatctatctatctatctatctatctatctatctatctaatctatttatttatttattttattttattgatgaaaTACTACTTATTGTGACAACCAACTATTAGAAGTTACAAACCAATTTCATATTTTGATTGTCAATACCTCCAACAGGAAAAATAGATGGTACTCACCAgtaatacaaatatatttgtgcGTTGGATGGCAACTTGTGGTAATTTCTCCACATGCAGTTCAGACGTTCCATATtataaaacacacaatcaaAGTTATTTACTGCACGAGGACCTGTTGGAACAGAACAATACAAAGTAAGTTAATATCAACACAAACATTCTTCACTGCTCTCTGCACCTGACTGACCTTCTCTGGGAGGTTTCTGCACCAGTTCCGTGTAGTTCTGACTTTTGACCCAAGTGTTATTAGCACAGTGTTCCCCCAGCAGGGTGTACACTCTAACTTGAATATCCTTCATCAGATCAAACTGAGCACTGTATGTCCTGTGAGGAGTCTTAataacctgaaaaaaaaaaaaaatcttggtcACTATCCTTGTATTTGAATTATTGAAGCAGTTCTTTCATGAATGGGGAAATGTTCGCAGGTTCTACTCACATCCCAACGCTGCATATAGGCATTGAAGTATTCCAACTGGTAAAGCGTTGGACATTCTTGGATATGAATTAAGCTTGCTGGGAGAGTCCATGTAATCTCCATACGGCCAAGATGACCAGGATCTATGATTTTAATCTCCTCGGGGGGGTCcactgcaaagaaaatgacatgatACAATGTAGTATGTGCGATGCAGTGAGAGCAAGCTAAATTGAAGTTGCATATTTCAGCACAAAACGTTTCTGataacaaaatattcatttcTAAGTAGTAGGAATTCTTTGACCAACCTTGAAGAATAGTACATTGCGATGCCTCCATGCAGATTATTAAGAGCACCGTCAGTAAAGTTCCCTGAGCTGGTTTAAATGCCAACATTTTTTATGTGGCTGGACGCTgtgaacaaacacacacatttaacatTTTGGACAAAAAATTGTAATTGACATAAAACAGTTGATaactaaattaaaacaaagtcTAAATAAAGAGTTGACTAATTATTGATTAAAATTCTAAAATAAGTTAAAGAAAAAGGCAGATACTTACAAgactgtgtgagtgtgcgtcaAGTGAGTGGATGATGCTTGCCTGCTCGGTCGAGTTTTAGACTTTTAAGCAAAAAACCAAGGGGGAGGGGCAACTCAACATCAAAATAAGATCCTGTCAAGGCATGTCTGGCGTATAATTTCTTCTCACGATTATTCATGCTGACTCTTGATCCCATTGAGTCATCGACGGAAAGGTTGCAAGTCTGGTGTCCGAAAAAATTTATTTCAACCCCAAACTATAGAGTTTAAATGTGGACCAAATGTTCAATTAGCACATCTACGAAGACATTTTAGGGCATGTTCTTTGGTTCTGtgcaaaaaaagaggcaagagTTGTGTGCGGGAAGCTCGTGGCTGCTTCATGGCCCGAGCATCCGACAGTTCCTGGTCGTTGTGCTGTAGCAAAAATGCTGTTGAATGTAAAACTGTTACATTATTACATTATACAATGTTCTACATTTCCACACCGAATTCAGTAGTTACTAGAATGTCCAAAAAATAACACGAGAGTGAATTGCAAAGAATTTATTCATAATTACCATATTtagatgtttcttttttgtaagaAACCCGGAGGACCACTATATTGATAATGTGTACAATGGTCATTATCTTCACAAACGCTTGACCTATTTAAAAATGCAGAAATAAAGGGGCTTGGTGTATAATTTTAGATGGCAGTGTCTGACGTCATGGTGACTCTCGGTTGTACCCTCGATTTTGAATGTGTCAAAATATAGATTAGTACTAAGAAACATAGAAAAGTGAATCACATTGAGTTAAGTCTAGTAAATCAATATTTTGGTGTCAtaaaccacaggtgtcaaacccaaggcccgggggccagatacggcccgccacatcattttatgtggccctcaaagacaaattgtgcataaaattcgtgtgtcattactagaattgcaaattgtcttcacttttaataatatctttttttttttaatatctgaccagtttttactcgtctgatttgaaaacgagttatttgtcagtttgttttgtagcttttactgtatataatatgaggagctcatacatttatttgggtcataatggccctctgaaagaagctatgactacaatgcggcccgcgaaaaaaatgagtttgacacccctgtcaTAAACCAATGACcatattgaaaaaatattgaaattgtACAAAGGCCTTTCAATGAGGTATTAAATagctgttttattgtttttagggAGGGGGTGTTTGTATATTTGACAAATATTATTCTACATGTCATTGTTTGCATCTTAATTCATTATGTTCCAAAAGTCAAAAGAGGGAAATTTCCGTAGATTTTTGGTCATTTGAGTGATTGATAAGTCACATCTCATTCAATCCTAACATCATTACAAAATTCAAAGGTGCTCACATGGTTATGACGCTTTCAAACACATATGATGCATGAGTCAGCGCATAAAATCCAAGGAAAAGATTGTTAGTAATAGTCATGTTAAATATTATCACTTCCAATGTCACTTCCCCTTTGTCACACTGATTTTTTTGATACCCGTGTCAAGTCAACCTTCTTTGACCCTAACGTAGATGTAACCTCTGACACTAAATTTGGCCGTCTTCCATGAAAATTAGTCAGCATGTCTGGTGTATAAAACAGGAAGCagataatgaaaataaatgtatgtacataaagagagagaagaaagaaCAAACATATAAAATTACtgttcattgaaaaaaaaaaatacacatctaGTTTCAAAGGAGAaaacataattaaaaaaatgccatgttttggttttctgtcAATCTTTGCAAACTCGTCACTTGAACTTGACCCCAATAatatattgtaacaatatattcagCACATTCCCATGTCATTCCCATATAATGGagtcaagaaaaaaactttCCGGGATTCTGCAACTCTATTAAAAAATAGCAGAGTACAAGAAGAACTCTAGGAGTTACTTGGAAGGAAGAgataaaaatcacaatttgggcattttacaaaacaattacTCAAGAGTGAAACAAAGAAATAGGAAGTAGGGTAGGAAGAATCATCAATCATTTCacgtcatttttctttttttttttatccttgtGGCCTTTATTCAATTGAAGTTATTTGAAAGAACCCGTGAGTTAAGTCAGTAGCAGGACAGGAAGGCTcaaaatatatcatttttttaaataatcataaaataaataaataatagctCAAATCAAAACACGCTAGTAAACACGAGCTTGAGGATACGGCTACCGATTCAGGATGGAGTCGTGATCAGTGCTTCGGCCAAAAGGTACAAAcgcgcaaaacaaaatcatgtaACAAAACACATAAATAAGAAATGCATAAGTCATTCTGATTTCCCTGACATGATTGAGCATATGAGACAGTGTGAGCACATTGTGCTTTGTGGAAGTCGTCCTGGCATATTTGGATCCTTTCATGGAAAAAGCATCCCAAGCAATGATAAAAAGCTTCTCTGTGTCTTGCGTGGGAAAAGTCTAAAAAGGTGTAGAAAAATCCATGACttcaactaaaaaaacaacaacggagAAAATGCTTTGAAACCACAGTGGGCTACATGTCATCACAGTGGTGATAAACACTAACAGCAGAGGATTTGTACACTAGTTTACAGAAGATTCGCGATACGGCATGACTTGAACAACAAATGTGGTCGTCATGCATTTGGAAAGGCAGAGTTTTGTAACAGTAGAATGCTCTAACTGGCAGAGAAGTTAGCTGTATAGAGTAGAAAGGGCGCAAATGGCACTGAATTGAAATACATGTTCATGAATGAGTGAGGGTCAAAGAATGAGTTACATGTCACAACCGGCACTTGAAGAAGGCTCAATAACTACTGAGCATTGAAAGAGGGATTAGCAGGACTGCTTTTAGAGCCACTACCTTGTGCAAACagtcactggcggagctaggattttactttttcttttaggggGCTTTGGGGCCTAAGGAAATCAACCTAAAAAAGAACCCCTGACAAATTCTTCCAAAAACTCATTCATTATAAGCTACCTAGGGGGGATAGGTTAAAATGTGGAATAAAATTCCCGGATAATTGGGAAAATACCCAGAAGTCTATTATCTGTCCAGACACCGGGGGTCCTCAAGCATTTTTCAGGGGGGGATCAGTGCCCTTGCAGCCCCCcttctagctccgccagtgcaaACAGTCCCAGTGGTAGAAGTAGCAAGAGAGCCAAAGTCGTGATGGACTGGAAGTGTCTGAGATTTGCACAGACAGGAGGATGTTCACTGTTTCAGTCAGGCACAAGCCAAGAGCCACTGGGTCCTCGTCCTCTGAGTGAGGTGGCAAGAGGGGATTTGTGGTCCCTGGTGTGATGGGTGCGAGGCTGGGCCGGGCGGGTTTGCGTCAAGCAGCTGATAGCTGCGTGGGCTTCATGGCGGGTAGATCCAACAGCGCCTGCACGGTCGCGCTCACCTTCACCAGGCCACGCTCTTCCAGGATGTGATGGGGCAGACACAGCTTATCCTGCATTAGCGGGATAAAAATGCAATTGGAAGTTAGACAGACAGTACTGAAGCAGAAGTACACATACTTTTGTTGGAAAAGAAGACTTTGATAAAAGTAGCAGAAATGCTCAACTCAATTGAATTTACAGTTGAATATCtgcatataattataaaataatattcaagtAAGTctggtttgtaaaaaaaaaaaaaaaaaagggcagttTCATTTTCAGATAGCGAAACTGGGTGTTTCACGACGGTTTAGCCTCAGGGATTTTCTATTCTTTCAGATTATGTGACATTACATAATTTCCAAATGTGTATCTTTGCCTCGGAATGCAAGATAATGTGGATGATAGACATATTGACGGCATTATTGGAAACAATAAAATTCTATTTAGAAATAGTAAATGTTTACCTGTGGAACTCCCATTTTCTTACAGGCATCCAGGAAGTTCTCCACATTTCGACGGCATTTAGCCATACTGAGCTTTGGCTGGGGAAGACGCAAAGAGGATCAACACTGAAATGCAGACAGAGGCCTTGAAATAAAACGTAACATCAATCAAAGTGCGCTACCACTGCCGGCGAAGGTACGTGGATGCTGGCCACAGAGCGAGGACAAATGTGATTGGCTAAATGACAAAGGATCACGCCATCCATCAGAGCAACTCCGACATCGTCTGGAAGCAGCACCTTGAGTTTGGACTCAATGTTCTGTAGAAATGTCAAGCGATAAGAGCATTTTTTGGCAGAGAGGTATTCATTCAACAGTGTTTATTATCGTGGTTGTAGTCATTGAAAGTGCTTTGGTTATGTAATGGAAAGAACATCAGCCATTTTTTAGTCCAAGCGTTTTAAAGCCAAATCCATTGAAAGAGGCTCAATCATTGCCCAATCGAGTTTAACACAGGAGGCtgtcatatttaaatgtaGAAGACTCATAGTagtgaatataaaaatgagaaaaccTGTCGTAGGATTCCTATTTGCTCAATTTCCTCTCTTAAATGTTCCATCTTTCTCCTCATCGTGAAGCTGGGCTCAGTGGAGCTGAACTCCTGATGACTTCCTCTGGTAAAGGCTGAAACGGAACAGTTGGAAAAGATTTCCaggaatagaaaaaaaaaaaaaaaaggtacgaACAGAAAGTCCATTCAAATTAGTTCCAATGAACTTTATAGGTACATTGAGGCTTTTTTTCCTGACATAATGCTTATCTTTACTGATCTAGAACAGCTTGATAGTTTTGAATgaagcttttttaaatgttattagTGAACACATTGCTCCAAGGAGTTTCTGCTGTGATTAACTAGGAGgagatttatttgtttttggttcCCTGGAAACCTCCTCACTTCCACAGAACTGATGTTTTTCAGAAGAATAAGTGGAGCAGAGGATAAAATAGTAGGCTATATTATACTGCAGTGCTATTTCCCAAGTAAATTATCACCGTATGATGTACAGCATGTATGTGTATGCATCAcgtttctatttatttaataggactgtttgttttatatttttgataCATGTTTGGATCTAAGTGCGCACATTAGTACCTGATCTTGGCTTGAGTCCAAACACAGTAAGAGTGGTGCTGAAATCTGAGTTGCGTAAACTCTCCTGTTGGCAAAATGGAATTTACAGGATTTCATCGATGGTGTTTAATAgcatcactcacacacacgcacgtacgcacacacacaacacacacacctcacaGTCGTCATCCCCGCCGCAGTTTTTCCGGGCACTCTGGCATTTGTACTGTCAAGatagcaagcaaaaaaaaaaaaatgagtctgTTCTTTGCAAAAACTTATCTCCCAGAAAAACTGATGGTTATCTACAAATCTGCATCGGGtagaataccgtattttccggactataaggcgcacctaaaaacctaaaattatctcaaaagccgacagtgcgccttatagtccggtgcgccttatatatggactagagatgcaccgatccgatatctggatcggatatcggtcccgatatcaacaaaattgatggatcgggtatcggaaaatgcagccgatctgtgagccgatcctttccttaatctattgggacgcgggctacgtcatacgtcagcagcacgtgtgccgcgggacgcggctacgtcatacgtcagcagcacgtgtgccgcatccacgagagttttctaaacaaacgcaaacatggagcgaacgaaagagtcagctgtgtggaggtactttaaactgaacacgccaactagctcgacggcagtttgtaatgtccgcaaagctaatgttgccaggggtggtggtagtactgccagttatagtactagtactaagcggagcttgtttacagggagcacttctcattgctgcttaaatgagcatttagcatcaacaggtcatgagtgatgtggaacggcacctaatgtttacatgtttactatttattttaatatttggttactgtgtgcttgatcaccctttctatatttgcccagtgcagtttcagctgcaacatttgtattttttttttaagaagtttgtatcctaatttacttgaatttaaatgctgatacactttattgctgctgttgcacaatttatgttacaaataaatagttcattgcatgaatctgctttatcttgttacattttgtcttaggaatgaactgtgtagtcatgcctgatgccattgcctttagtcttttctgttccacatgtagaggtatgtagcttgttaagtcaaccataatatcggatcggtatcgggtatcgaccgatacgcaaaaccacggcatcggtatcggtatcgaaactgaaaaagtcggatcggtgcatctctaatatggaccaaattcctaaatttaaactggcctgaAGCAttatgtcatgaaatcaatcataagtaaatgaatcatgaatcaaaaagactatggatccttattttgtgatttgttgcgtctgaagttgaaataaaaaagatcaaatggagaatgatttgatttggattaaaaatctgacatgatgcattaatggtgcgccttatataaggacaaagttttcaaatgggccattcattgaaggtgcgccttatagtccggtgcgccttatagtccggaaaatacggtacatagcAAGGGCAATTCTATTTTTAACCTTGCACTTCACTTTTCTGAAGTCAATGTAAGTttgtgggggtttttttttgcacacctTGAGATAATCTTTTCTCAGATATTTGTTTCTCTTGCGATCTTCATTTTGATTGAGGACAGGCGGGACCTCCGGCCATTTGGACTCTGAATCGGACTGATCCATCCTCAGGCTGCCGTCAAAGGAGCAGGATGATGGAGGCTATGAAAACAAGGAGATACTTGCTTGTCTCCTGCCAGTTGAAACACAACtacaaaaaatacatctaTGCAGGTAGGTGGTACCTGTGCACTTAGCACCGATGCGCCGCTACTTCCCTCATCCAACGAAGCACTGTGAGAAATAAGAGAAATTATACTGACTATATTTAGGGGCAGATATAATTtttacaacataaaaaaaaaaattcagtaaAGCAGTATCTTCGTCGTTCCATCAGCACCACTGAGCGTGTGCAGAACAGGAAGCATGTGGTTCAGAAACGTACCTGCGAGGTTGAGGAGCAGGCCTGGCTTTGCTGCCAGAGCTCCCAGAGTGACTTAGAAATCTGCAGACATAACCAAGTAAACAACTGTCATGTACAACATAGACCATTTTAAATGCATGACTTAGCAGTTTTCCGGGCTAAATTATAAACAATTGTATCATCTCACCTGGTACAATGTTAACATATCATTCAAgatatacataaaaaaaatatttaaaaaaacagcttaGGCTTATATAGTGACTGGCAAGGGTATAATTAAAATGGTGAATCAAATTGTTGTGTTCTGCACGCCATGCTAGCAGAGGAGTAGCTTTAGATAGAAGATAGCTAAGAAGCAGCATGATGGAAGCTTCCTGTAGAGATGCGACCTcttttgtgcaaaatgtaaGATGATGCAGAGAGAGACGCGCCAATGTATCTAGTGCATGTAAGCATACCGACTTGGGAAATAGCAGTGAAAAAAGCCACTTTGTCTACCTGTGAGCTCGACCAGTTACTCTGCGTCGATGGATGAGACTTTCCGCTCTGCAAATTAAGGACCGTCGTCTAGAAGCAATATATCACACGGCCGCCACCAcagaaggaaaacaaggaGAATCAAGATGAAGGGCAAAGTGATGTGAAGCGACATGAAGACGATAAGATTTTTAGTGCAAAGCAGAGGCGAGAGAGAACAGGCATGAAAACGGGCTGCGTTTGTGACGGTGGAGCCGCGCACCTGTTCTGCTGCTCCTGTTGCAAAAGCTGTACGGCAATTTTCCTCAGATCTAGCACCTCCTTCAGTtcatcatcctcctcttccagtAGCTGCTCTTTGTCGGAACTGCAACGCGGGACAGGAGTTGAGGTTTATTAAAGCTTTACGTGTACAGACGTATTCCCAACTACAGTCATCATCAACCTACCCCCTCTAGCATTATTTTCGCCTTGTTGTTAGTAAAACAAATTATATACCGatacaatcaaaataaataagcacCACAAACTGGCCACAACATTAAGTGCAAATTTTGTGGGATCTCTTCATAAAAACAAGCCTTAAAAATATAATCAGAAAATTGCTCATCTTATGCAGTGTGCAGTTTATTGCTTAATGTTTGGTTAGTTACCAAAAGCCAAACATGATGACTTACAATGCTGTCTTATGTAATAACAGGAACGGAAGCTTGGTTGTGAAAAcagggtttgtttgttttcccagGAAATTTCAAGAATGACATTGTGCTTAAATTCCAGCAACATAATCTTACCTTGACTCCTCTTTCCAGCTCTCCTTGTCTTTGCTTTGGTGAGACAAGTTAAGAACCttttccaattcctgaaatacacatgaaaaataaatatatatattagagtAACTATATTGTGGATTGAAGCAGATTTCTTCTTACCTTAATACATGACACATGAGAGTTCTGCTGTCCATCACACTCTGACAGAGCAGGATCCTCATCCGGGTTGGGTTCTATAAAGTCATACAGATCCTGATCTGATAGAGGGAGGAAGCATCCGCGACGATCACATTAACGCTCTTATGTATATATTTCTAGGCACTTGATTGAAAAATCCCCACGTCTCTGCGTTCAAGGGGGGGTAATCGGATACTTATTGTTGGTAACCTTTGCAAGAGTCCATTTTGGAAAGGATTGAGAGAGCATCGGCGCGGGCTGTCTCAGACACCTGAGAGTGGAGGCTGACGGTATCGTCGTCTGAAGGCTGCGTGAGGCAAAGAGATGCAATTTGTGATTGGTTCCCCAAGCCAATTTTagctaccgtaattttcggactataagtcgcaccggagtataagtcgcaccagccataaaatgcccaaaaaagtgaaaaaaaacccatatatatgtatataaatcgctcctgagtataagtcgcccccccacccaaactatgaaaaaaaaacgcgacttatagtccgaaaattacggtatttatgGACAATAGCTTCTCTaactaaaatgtttatttaattcatGTCTGACCTCAGTTGTTGACAGCCTCTTGTCACCATTGTCACTCCCAATCCCAGAGTCAGGCCCGTGGTTCTTACTGGGATAAAAATCTTCTATGCTGAACACAAGTGAGGGAGTTATGAACTGTTGTGAGAACTGcatcaacaaaacaattgtttgATAAAACGGAATATTAGCAATACCTATCTGTGAGTTGCTGTTGAAGACAACGTTTCCCGAGGGAGGGGATATCCAGGGTATCTGGCTTTTTGTCCGACCTGCACGCTTGAATGTTCAGGTACTTGAAAATGTGCACTTTCCCCTTGAGGCAAATCTGAAATGTTTATGAGCGATGTGGTCATTTGTCCACTAGATGACGCAGTTGTGCCGGATTGGGATTGCTTGCACTGATGCTCACCTGTGCTGGAGGAGACTGCATAGGATTGTTATCGAGGATGATGTGCTGCAGTTGCCTGAGTTTCCGGTAAGCTGCTGGGATCTCAGTGATCTTATTGCAGGAGAAGTCAAGTCGAATGAGAGGCAGATCAGCCAACTCTGTCAGGAAAGTGTCAAAAAGAGCGGTTGTTGTCGTGTCACTGGAcatttcattaggtacacactCTCCAAAGTAACTTAATTATTAGAAcgtttgcttgcttttttgtttttgtttataaacAGGCGACCACATTCCAGAAATATGCATGTTAGGTTAACAGGAGATTTTAAATGGATGATTACAGAAGTCTATTTCAATACAATGATTAGGTCAATGTTTCATTCTGACCTTCCGGAAGAATCTGCAGACAGTTCTTCCTGACGTTGAGTTCTCGTAAGGCATGGAGACGGCCGACCTGGGCCGGCAGCGCCTGGATCTCATTACAGCTCACATCCTGCAGGGGGAGAAAGAGTGAAAGCAGCCATCGAGCATGACATGCACTTTGCCTTTTAAGCATGGAGAGAGAAAAGCCTCTTACAAGCTCCATTAGTTCTTTGGCTTTGCCGATCTCTTCGGGGATGGACACCAGCTTGTTGTTGCTCACGAGTAGAACTTTGAGCGGAAGGTTGAACAAGTGTTTGGGCAATACGGATATTAGATTTCGActggagggagaaaaaaaaaggaacaaataGTTAGAATGATTTGcacttttaaattcaattctaATGTTTCACAGTAAAATCAGAACAGGTATTACAATTAACACACATTATTGTCGTGTAATTGGATATTGACAACCAAGGTGTGGCATGATCACCTGATGTCAAGATACGTCAGTATCTGCAAGTTGATGATGGCTTCTGGGATGCACTTGATACAGTTGTGGTAGAGGTTGAGGGACTCGAGAGGGGCAAAGAGACAAACTTCCG
The sequence above is drawn from the Syngnathus acus chromosome 14, fSynAcu1.2, whole genome shotgun sequence genome and encodes:
- the il13ra2 gene encoding interleukin-13 receptor subunit alpha-2 isoform X2 translates to MLAFKPAQGTLLTVLLIICMEASQCTILQVDPPEEIKIIDPGHLGRMEITWTLPASLIHIQECPTLYQLEYFNAYMQRWDVIKTPHRTYSAQFDLMKDIQVRVYTLLGEHCANNTWVKSQNYTELVQKPPREGPRAVNNFDCVFYNMERLNCMWRNYHKLPSNAQIYLYYWHKELEQIEECPEYLFMNGVRSGCSLTGKPLPDFTDVNFCVNGSSPEGPLRPTYKSLQIQNNVKPDPAEKLTLQQDHDTQIKLHWKKPSGNVPEHCLIWEVEHTSKESQKEQIYTTHTSLILPAVAERNCFRVRSKLCKYCVARSFWSEWSQQRCI
- the il13ra2 gene encoding interleukin-13 receptor subunit alpha-2 isoform X1 — translated: MLAFKPAQGTLLTVLLIICMEASQCTILQVDPPEEIKIIDPGHLGRMEITWTLPASLIHIQECPTLYQLEYFNAYMQRWDVIKTPHRTYSAQFDLMKDIQVRVYTLLGEHCANNTWVKSQNYTELVQKPPREGPRAVNNFDCVFYNMERLNCMWRNYHKLPSNAQIYLYYWHKELEQIEECPEYLFMNGVRSGCSLTGKPLPDFTDVNFCVNGSSPEGPLRPTYKSLQIQNNVKPDPAEKLTLQQDHDTQIKLHWKKPSGNVPEHCLIWEVEHTSKESQKEHSEQIYTTHTSLILPAVAERNCFRVRSKLCKYCVARSFWSEWSQQRCI
- the lrch2 gene encoding leucine-rich repeat and calponin homology domain-containing protein 2 isoform X2 yields the protein MASNQGAVTALQNHHHYTSGPHWSPGSSQYQQQYHQQQQHQQQQQQQQQQQQHLTARSLERALEDAVCSGILNLSGRKLREYPGLSYDLTDTTQADLSKNRLSEVPPEVCLFAPLESLNLYHNCIKCIPEAIINLQILTYLDISRNLISVLPKHLFNLPLKVLLVSNNKLVSIPEEIGKAKELMELDVSCNEIQALPAQVGRLHALRELNVRKNCLQILPEELADLPLIRLDFSCNKITEIPAAYRKLRQLQHIILDNNPMQSPPAQICLKGKVHIFKYLNIQACRSDKKPDTLDIPSLGKRCLQQQLTDSIEDFYPSKNHGPDSGIGSDNGDKRLSTTEPSDDDTVSLHSQVSETARADALSILSKMDSCKEPNPDEDPALSECDGQQNSHVSCIKELEKVLNLSHQSKDKESWKEESSSDKEQLLEEEDDELKEVLDLRKIAVQLLQQEQQNRRRSLICRAESLIHRRRVTGRAHRFLSHSGSSGSKARPAPQPRSASLDEGSSGASVLSAQPPSSCSFDGSLRMDQSDSESKWPEVPPVLNQNEDRKRNKYLRKDYLKYKCQSARKNCGGDDDCEESLRNSDFSTTLTVFGLKPRSAFTRGSHQEFSSTEPSFTMRRKMEHLREEIEQIGILRQNIESKLKVLLPDDVGVALMDGVILCHLANHICPRSVASIHVPSPAVPKLSMAKCRRNVENFLDACKKMGVPQDKLCLPHHILEERGLVKVSATVQALLDLPAMKPTQLSAA
- the lrch2 gene encoding leucine-rich repeat and calponin homology domain-containing protein 2 isoform X1, with protein sequence MASNQGAVTALQNHHHYTSGPHWSPGSSQYQQQYHQQQQHQQQQQQQQQQQQHLTARSLERALEDAVCSGILNLSGRKLREYPGLSYDLTDTTQADLSKNRLSEVPPEVCLFAPLESLNLYHNCIKCIPEAIINLQILTYLDISRNLISVLPKHLFNLPLKVLLVSNNKLVSIPEEIGKAKELMELDVSCNEIQALPAQVGRLHALRELNVRKNCLQILPEELADLPLIRLDFSCNKITEIPAAYRKLRQLQHIILDNNPMQSPPAQICLKGKVHIFKYLNIQACRSDKKPDTLDIPSLGKRCLQQQLTDSIEDFYPSKNHGPDSGIGSDNGDKRLSTTEPSDDDTVSLHSQVSETARADALSILSKMDSCKDQDLYDFIEPNPDEDPALSECDGQQNSHVSCIKELEKVLNLSHQSKDKESWKEESSSDKEQLLEEEDDELKEVLDLRKIAVQLLQQEQQNRRRSLICRAESLIHRRRVTGRAHRFLSHSGSSGSKARPAPQPRSASLDEGSSGASVLSAQPPSSCSFDGSLRMDQSDSESKWPEVPPVLNQNEDRKRNKYLRKDYLKYKCQSARKNCGGDDDCEESLRNSDFSTTLTVFGLKPRSAFTRGSHQEFSSTEPSFTMRRKMEHLREEIEQIGILRQNIESKLKVLLPDDVGVALMDGVILCHLANHICPRSVASIHVPSPAVPKLSMAKCRRNVENFLDACKKMGVPQDKLCLPHHILEERGLVKVSATVQALLDLPAMKPTQLSAA
- the lrch2 gene encoding leucine-rich repeat and calponin homology domain-containing protein 2 isoform X3, coding for MASNQGAVTALQNHHHYTSGPHWSPGSSQYQQQYHQQQQHQQQQQQQQQQQQHLTARSLERALEDAVCSGILNLSGRKLREYPGLSYDLTDTTQADLSKNRLSEVPPEVCLFAPLESLNLYHNCIKCIPEAIINLQILTYLDISRNLISVLPKHLFNLPLKVLLVSNNKLVSIPEEIGKAKELMELDVSCNEIQALPAQVGRLHALRELNVRKNCLQILPEELADLPLIRLDFSCNKITEIPAAYRKLRQLQHIILDNNPMQSPPAQICLKGKVHIFKYLNIQACRSDKKPDTLDIPSLGKRCLQQQLTDSIEDFYPSKNHGPDSGIGSDNGDKRLSTTEPSDDDTVSLHSQVSETARADALSILSKMDSCKDQDLYDFIEPNPDEDPALSECDGQQNSHVSCIKELEKVLNLSHQSKDKESWKEESSSDKEQLLEEEDDELKEVLDLRKIAVQLLQQEQQNRFLSHSGSSGSKARPAPQPRSASLDEGSSGASVLSAQPPSSCSFDGSLRMDQSDSESKWPEVPPVLNQNEDRKRNKYLRKDYLKYKCQSARKNCGGDDDCEESLRNSDFSTTLTVFGLKPRSAFTRGSHQEFSSTEPSFTMRRKMEHLREEIEQIGILRQNIESKLKVLLPDDVGVALMDGVILCHLANHICPRSVASIHVPSPAVPKLSMAKCRRNVENFLDACKKMGVPQDKLCLPHHILEERGLVKVSATVQALLDLPAMKPTQLSAA